The genome window AGGGTGATTTGTACATCTTCCAACACATCTGGTttaatcctttatttatttattctttcactcaATACATGTACCTATTTCCTGAGTGCCCAGCATTCTGCAGAGATCAGTGAGCCAaagaacccacttctcttacttAAAAGATCCTTTTTAATAAAGCTATCATTTCTTATTATTCCATGGGAaggtaaacatttcttttttaaaaaaagtattactttatttttgactttgccgcatctttgttgctacatgcgggctttgtctagttgtggtAGGTGAGGCCTGCTCTTCTTTGTGGGGCATGCGCTTCTCTAAAAGGTgctttctcttgtggagcacgggctctaggtgcacgggcttcagtatttgcagcacgagggctcagtagttgtggctcttgggcttcgttgctccacggcatgcagaatcttcccagaccggggatcgaacctgtgtcccctgcactggcaggtggaatcctatccactgcgccaccagcgAAGTTCACATTGTTACTTCTTCATTGGAGCTCCTATGGTGCTTCTAGTGTTTTGCTTGAGTCAAAGTTTAAAGAGCTATTTTTATATCCGAGGGAAGTATCAAAAAAGTGATGAACACTAAAGATGCTATTAACACTTATTCCCATGCCCACTaagacaggaggaggaagagaaattcaTCTTGTGCATAAAATGAATGTATTAGGATCTACAATGTGTCTTTTGTTCTTGCTGCATTTGGAAACTGCTTTTTAGGTCACCAATTATTTCTTTGTTGGCAACTTTactgacttttttcctttctaaccTCTGTTGCACTTAACTCTTAGTAACATTAAGGCAAGTTTATTAAATACAAACATGacagagtgagagaaagaaagagagggaaacagAGAGAAGCAGAGCAAAACAGATGCCGTTTCCCTCCCATCTGTGCCTCATGGCACCAGTTCTCCTGTGGTGCAATCAGATTCTCTTTTCCTCCAGTCATTCCCAGTCATTGACATCCCCCCAAGGCTTGGAATTTCACTCTTCAGTTGGTTTTTTAAACTTGTAGGGTCTCCTCCAGATCATTGCTACTTTGTGAATATAGGTATCATGTTTATTCCAATGACTCAAAAGCAGAATTTGTCCTTGCCTATGATCTGAACTTTGGCTCCACATTGCTAATAGATCTCTTTAAACTCAAAACAAATATATTgtcattttagaaaaactgaaaatcatgAAGAGATCTATTGAAATATAGTACATTTTAAATGTGTAATTTGAGGTAAGTGTTCTCCACAATGGACATCCCAGGCGGCAGTAGTGGTAaaatgccacccccacccccacccccccccgcccgccgcccccacaatgcaagagacagacgCAGCAGactctgatttgatccctgggtcaggaagattccctggaggaggagatggcaacccactccagtattcttgcctaggaaaccccatggatagaagagcctggcaggccacagtccatggggttgcaaagagttggacatgactgaagtgacttagcacgcatgcacgtggTGTCTGGatcccaaaaagcaaaaaaagaggcTTCTTACCCTAGCACAGTGTCACTTCTGTCAAAGGGAGATGAGAGGCCAGCTCAGCTTCGAGAGGAAGGAATCAATGGACTCCACCACCTGGTGGAATTGGGACATATGTACCCTGGATGGGgcgcattttaaaatatttatttatttatttttgactgcaccatgcagcttgtgagattagttccctaccagggatcaaacccaagccccctacactggaagcatggagtcttaaccagtggcccaccagggaagtccctgaaggaaggcatTGTTGACAGCTGTCTTTGGGAGTCTCTTTACCATAGGAGACAAATAAAAATTCCTCTACTTTGAGTTTGTGACTAATTCCTATCACCCAAGATCTTGGATGAAGAGTGCATTTAGTTTTTGCAGCTAAATAGATACCTCAGGTTAAAATCCTGTCATAATAGATTTTGTGATCTAGAGATCTATTAGTTTGGCAAGGGCCCTACATGATGCCAAGACTTTACCATCGCTCTTATAAAAGGCTTACCATGTATACTACCtgtaaacaatttttattttattttttagttactGAAAAACTACTTTAAGTGGAGAGCAGAATGTCCAGAAATAAGTGCAGATCTCCACCCTAGAAGCATCCTTGGCCTCCTGAAGGCGGGCTATGTCGGCGTCCTGAGAGCCCGAGACCCCACTGGCAGCAAAGTTCTGATTTACAGAATTGGTAAGTCACATACTTctcctcttttctgtttttcttgactGCCATATCAGAAGCttccatgagtttatatttaagAGTTTAGCTCTTTAACTTTTAacttgggttttgttgttgttgcttagtcattaGGTCATTGAGCAGGGctctcttggtggctcagtggtaaagaatctgcctgctaattcaggagacatggttttgatccctggtctggggagattctACATGCaacttggagcaactaagtccatgtgccacaactactgaatctgtgCTCTTGGGCCCGGGAGATGCAACTACTGAGTCATGTGGTGTCCCAATTACTGAATCCCAAAGGCTCTAGGGTCTGAGCAGCCACCGTAgcaagaagcccacacaccacagctacagggcagcccctgctcacctcaactgcagaaaagcccaagcagcaacaaagactcagcacagccaaataaataaataaataaaattgtaaaagcaGAGAGCAATCCCATTGTGCTTTCCTAGGAATACCTCTGatgatttcttctgtttctttgtcttcGTAATTTTCCATGCTATTACACACTACCCATTAGCGTCTAAATCTGTTAGGGTCAGCCAAAATTCCCTCCTCAATCCCATGAGACCCTTCAGCCTCCAACCCAGCCACCTCCCCACACTTCCCATTCTCAGCCACATTTTTAAAGTTAGTCATATTCACCGTTCACATCTTCTCACAGCTCCTCTCAACATCCCCTGGACTGGTTTCACTCCCATCTTCCTGCTGAAATGAGCTTAGCAAATCATCAGTGATCATCTTTTCACAGCAAACCCCTTCCTCTCTGATACCACAGTCTCCTGGTGTTTTCCTCCAACTTAACTGATGATTCTTAGTCTCCTTCGCTGGCACTacatattctattttaaattctGGATTTCTTTTAGACATTGGCCTCAGCCTCCTCTTTTTAGCTATATCTCTCTACTACAACAGAGAGAATTGTTAAGTCCACAATAATCACTGCCATAGGCCTATCTATAACCACAAAAACCCTGAGATTTGTATCTTCAGCCcatctctctttgtttctcaaAGCTCCAGACAACCAGTTCCCAGTCTCAACTGTATCCTCCTGAACATTTCACCAGCACCATTTTAATGTGTTCAGAACTGCATATAATCTTTCCTTCCCCAAACACTTCTCTTCCAGTATATCTCAACAAATGGTACACCCGATTGTCTAAGCCAGAAACTTcggtatttttagaattttacctTTCCTTAGTCATAAATCTTTTCCCTCCCTTCATCTTGTTAGGTATTGCATGAAACTTTTAACCTGAAGATTTGCATCTTTTTCCAGCTTTGGAAGAATTTTCCTTTCCCCTCTGTTgcctattttctgtgtttttgtctTCCAGAACTCTGATGAGTTGGATTTTGAAACCTCTGAGTCTAGCTGCCTGTCTCTTACCTTTTTATTCATACATGTTGACTTCTGGCTCTCCTATGCTGAAACTGAGAGAATTCCTCAGCTCAATATTCCGGACCCTTATTCACTTGTTGGCTGTATGTTTTCTGACATTTGTCCTATCAACAGAGATTTGCTCGAATTGTCATCTTTTTATTTCCAAGATCTCAATTGATTCTTTTTCATAATAGCCTCTTCTTATAGTAAtagcctagggcttccctggtggatctgacagtaaagaatctgcctgcattgcaagagacccaagttcgatccctgtgtcaggaagatcccttggaggtgggcatggcaacccactccagtattcttgcctggagaatcccatggacagaggagcgtggcgggttacagtccccggggtcgcagagtcggacatgactgagcgactaacacacacacagtaatagcctacagtatctttatttttcctcactgaaactattttgtttcctttgatgtTTCTGGCTTTATTAGCTGGCTCCTTCTATTGTAATGCCTTTGTCTATTGAGTTGgatcttctcttcttttgtgtgtcagtgttttaaaaaatgttataattCGTAGTGGTtgcatatctttttaaaagatcacctgCTTGCCTATCCATTACTGTCACTTTTGCCTGCCATGGTCTCCCCCAGGactagtgggggtggggagaggacaaGAATTCAGCAACTCCTTAGCACAGGTATTCCTTGTTTTTCCTGCTACCCTAGTGCTTCTTGACTGGACTTTCCAAGACCACACTCACTGTTCTAGCCTGTGTGGACATGACCGTTACACGCTGTCCATCACAGGGGGTTATCAGAGAATCTACCTGCCTGTCTTATGTGTTTCCCTTAGCAACAACCTCTGTGGTTTCCATAGGACCTGGCTACTCTTGGTAATCCAGAGCTTTGCTTTTCCCATTTTCAATATCTTTGAATGTGGAGCATACCCAGAGGCATTCCCACCTTCAGCCACAGCTCCATCCTGCATATTTTGTGCTATAGTTTCATCTGGCCATCAAATACAGCctacattcattcttttattttccccatgCTCTTAGGAGTCTGTCCTTTTTTTATGTGGacaaggagacacatgtgtgatccctgggtcaggaagagctcctggtgaagggaacggcaaccctctccaatattcttgcctgaagaatcccatggacagaggcacctggtggactatagtccatgggagtcacaaaaaaagtaggacaggactgagtgactaacactttcacttttttttttttttttaaagtctttattgaatttgttacaatgtggtttctgttttatgttttggtttttgggcccccaggcatgtgggatcttagctcccagggatcaaaccctcccctgctacactggaaggcaaagtcctaaccactggaccaccagagaagttgaAAGAATCGGTTTTTTACTAAGGatttgagggagggagggaaaagcaGGCTCATGTTCTTGGACCACCAATTTGATCTGTTATTCTATTCAtgattttcatatatgtattagtTCTATTGGTCTTTAAATCtaaaaagaatccatttccttctgtaaatcTTTCTGATTCTTTATTCTTTACACAGTGCTGAGATacaagtttttacattttttttttcccagcacacTGGGACCCGAAAGTTTTCACAGCTTATGATGCATTTCGTGTGAGTCTCATCACGTCGGAGCTTATTGTCCAGGAGATAGAGACACAGCGGAATGGAATCAAGGCTGTCTTTGATTTGGAAGGCTGGCAGTTTGCTCATGCCTTTCAAATTACCCCCTCTGTAGCCAAGAGGATTGCTGCTGTTCTCACAGTAAGTGTGTGGTGTTCAGGATTGCTTttgttccgtcactcagtcatgtccggctctttgtgacctcatgaactgcagcacaccaggcttccctgtccttcactatctcctggagtttgctcaaactcatgtccattgagtcagtgagccatccaaccatctcatcctctgtcatccccttctcctcctgcccgcaatctttcccagcatcagggtcttttccaacgagtcagctcttaacatcaggtggctaaaatgtTGGAGTTACAACTTCAGCATcggtccatccaatgaatattcagggttgatttcctttaggattgactggtttgatctccttgctgtccaaggtactatCTTCAGGATAATACTTCCAAATATTAGATATATAGTTGTGTGTTAAAGAGAAGGGATAGTATATTTATTGGGTTTTCTTGGtacctcagctggtaaggaatccgcctgcaatgcaggagactgttgttcgattcctgggtcagaaagatccctggagaagggataggctacccactccagtattcttgagcttcactggtagctcagacagtaatgcaggagacctgggtttgatccctgggttggcaagttctcctgaaggagggcatggcaatccactccatttattgggcttcccaggtgatgctagtggtaaagaatctttctgccaatgtaggagacccaagagactcaggtttaatccctgcgtcaagatcccctggagtaggaagtggtactccattccagtattcttacctgggaaatcccacggacagaggaacctggtgagctatagtccatggggccacaaagagtcagacaagactgagcgactgagcacaatcacacacacaagtacatttattagaaaattaaataaaattttagaagagaTACATAAAATTCAATAATGGTAAGAGGAAGTaaagttattatttcaaaaagaaagaatgttgcaacaaactgaaaatatgttcaaaattTCAAACCACAGAATTCATACATTTAAACAAGAATGTGATGACTTTATCTGTCATTAAAATTTTGTTCCTAAATTAAAAATtgactcaaaaattaatattgataataTACAACAAAGTGTCATATAGGTTTGGCTGGTATAGATTGAACAgttctttccagaaaaaaataagtcTTAAAAATGAACATCATCTTTGACCTAGTAATcctactgttgaaacctagccaAGGAGCAATCTTAAATATAGCAAAGACTttgtatataataataatagttttagaccaccagcccaggtgggaggcatgagtcaagtgctcgggcctgttgggctgggaagacccagaggaatcgggtggagagggaggtgggatgggagaccgggatggggaattcgtgtaactctatggctgattcatatcaatgtatgacaaaacccactgaaaaataaaaattaaattaaaaaaaaaatgatgatagtaaaaatataaaaaaaaaataataataatagtttactCTGTACTGGATACTTTACTGAATGTTTTAAATGCATTACTGTTTAATGCCTACACCAAAGCTTATGACATATGACATATGacatttacaaattattttactaTGTCAGAGAGGCGACATAGCAATGCCCAAACATACATATTTTGTCAGCAGTGAAACAAGGATTCCAATCCAGGACATCTAGACGTAAAAACTATACTTATAAACACCATTTCTTTTGTACCTGAAGACCATTACTATAGCATTGATTTTTATAGAAGCAAATTAGAAACAGCTTATTTATCCAGAAATAGGAAAAGGGTTACTTAGACGATGATACAGCCATTTGATAGATTATAGCTTCAATATTTAAAACCCACTATGTTTACAAAAATTGTGTTATGTCAGTGAAACAAAACAGAGTGCAAATTATTTAGAGAGCATGATGGcaattatgtttaaaataaaattattcatagaAAGAACCTGAAAGGAAAAGTGACAATTTGGTAACACATCTCTAAAAGCTgtgtgttgggggaaaaaaaagaagaattttgcATAAAAGAACCTTGGCAGGAAAAAATTAACAACACATCTTTGGCTAGGGAAACTACTGATAAggtttttctttcaattcttaACTTTTTAACCTTAGAAAAAAGTCGCTATTACTGTGATGTGAAAGACTTATACCTAtgtcaaaaatttaaaagtaaaaaaaaaagtttatatttgtttattgtaCTTTTCTTTTGAAGTAAACTtttatgaaagtttttttttcctcaaaataaaaatttgaagggTAAAGCTAAATATACAAACGACTCACTGATTTTTCAAAAGCACATTTATATGTGATTGGGGGAGACATTTTCTgtgtcttatttataaaatatgcagGTATTTCTTGAAATACTTTGCCTAGGGACAGCGAACTACAAAGCAGGCTCTTGTGTTGATggcataattttgaaaataaaatcacactTTAGGTATTGCTGTATGTTTAGCAAGTGTTCAAGGAAGGAGTTTGTTGATAGGATCACATATTGATTTATGTTTTGTTATTAAcaagacattttctttattttcaaaaggaTTCCTTTCCATTAAAAGTTCGTGGTATCCATTTGATAAATGAGCCAATAATTTTCCATGCTGTCTTTTCCATGATTAAACCATTTCTGACTGAAAAAATTAAGGAACGGGTGAGTAAAACATCTTCAAATCACTATGCTTCTGTATGaaatgtttcattcctttttaaatttaagaatagCTCTCTTATTTCCACCCCTCTCCTGACGCACACAGAGCATTATCCAAGTGTTTTGAATATTTATCTAATAATCCAActacttttataaataaaaatttctttttaattttgaaaatcaaatacCGGACCTCCCATACATGGTTGGTGAGACTGCAAAATGATATATTCCCTATAGGGGGTAGTGTGGCCATAGTTATAAAAATTACAACCTTCacatttctgagatttttttcccaaagatatACTCAtggggtttccctagtggttcagatggtaaagaattcacaggctaatgcaagagacactggtctgatacctgggtcaggaagatcccctggaggagggcagggcaacccactcctgcg of Muntiacus reevesi chromosome 12, mMunRee1.1, whole genome shotgun sequence contains these proteins:
- the TTPA gene encoding alpha-tocopherol transfer protein; amino-acid sequence: MAEARPGLAGLQLSALPDHSPLLQPSLAELRRRARAAGAPLAGRLLSDAFLLRFLRARDFDLDLAWRLLKNYFKWRAECPEISADLHPRSILGLLKAGYVGVLRARDPTGSKVLIYRIAHWDPKVFTAYDAFRVSLITSELIVQEIETQRNGIKAVFDLEGWQFAHAFQITPSVAKRIAAVLTDSFPLKVRGIHLINEPIIFHAVFSMIKPFLTEKIKERIHMHGDNYKQSLLQYFPDILPLEYGGEEYSMEDICQEWTNFIMKSENYLSSISQTVKEEEVI